The following proteins are co-located in the Triticum aestivum cultivar Chinese Spring chromosome 1A, IWGSC CS RefSeq v2.1, whole genome shotgun sequence genome:
- the LOC123144985 gene encoding L-gulonolactone oxidase 5-like, with protein MKVATKHSHSGPKLACPGGSQGTIISTARLNRTVRIDAERQLITVESGMVLRDLIQAAAAPGLSLPHSPYWYGLTIGGLLATGAHGSGLWGKGGAVHEYVVGLRIVTPAPACHGFAMVRELAADHPDLDAAKVSLGVLGVVSQVTLALQPLFKRSVTFVRRNDSDFTARVAEWGRLHEFADMIWLPQHGSVIYRQDDRVDVATPGNGLSDLALFRSNPTALLVRVRAAEERLQENGTDIARCAAEQEAATRQLPALGFTNDGVSFTGYPIVGYQHRIQASGSCIDGPEDGLLSSCAWDPRIRGTFLYNSGFSVPLSKVSAFVADMQRLRDLKPAAFCALLRAGVVLRYVKASSAYVGKPEDSVDVDIIFYRSHTDGMPRAHADVLDEIEQMALGKYGGLPHWGKNRNFAFDGVIARYPKAHKFLKVKNMYDPDGLFSSEWTDQVLGVNGTPNIIKKRCAIEGLCVCSDDLHCAPEQGYFCRPGKVYTKARVCSSTEDY; from the coding sequence ATGAAGGTGGCCACCAAGCACTCACACAGCGGCCCCAAGCTGGCGTGCCCCGGCGGCAGCCAGGGCACCATCATAAGCACCGCACGGCTGAACCGGACGGTTCGCATCGACGCCGAGAGGCAGCTCATCACGGTGGAGAGCGGCATGGTACTCCGGGACCTGATCCAGGCCGCTGCCGCACCGGGGCTGTCACTGCCGCACTCGCCGTACTGGTACGGCCTAACCATCGGCGGGCTCCTCGCGACGGGCGCGCATGGGAGCGGGCTGTGGGGCAAGGGAGGCGCCGTGCACGAGTACGTGGTCGGTCTGAGGATCGTGACGCCGGCGCCGGCGTGTCACGGGTTCGCCATGGTGAGGGAGCTCGCCGCCGATCACCCGGACCTGGACGCCGCCAAGGTCTCCCTTGGGGTCCTCGGCGTTGTCTCCCAGGTGACTCTGGCCCTGCAGCCGCTGTTCAAGCGGTCAGTGACGTTCGTGAGGCGCAACGACTCGGACTTCACGGCACGGGTGGCCGAGTGGGGCCGTCTTCACGAGTTCGCCGACATGATATGGCTGCCGCAGCACGGCAGCGTCATCTACCGCCAGGACGACCGCGTCGACGTCGCGACACCCGGGAATGGGCTCAGCGATCTGGCCCTTTTTCGTTCCAACCCCACAGCCCTGCTTGTCCGCGTAAGAGCCGCAGAGGAGCGGCTGCAGGAGAACGGCACTGACATCGCCCGGTGCGCGGCGGAGCAGGAGGCGGCCACGAGACAGCTGCCGGCCTTGGGCTTCACGAACGACGGCGTCTCCTTCACGGGGTACCCGATTGTGGGGTACCAGCATCGCATCCAGGCGTCCGGCTCATGCATCGATGGCCCAGAGGATGGCCTCCTCTCCTCCTGCGCCTGGGACCCGCGCATCCGAGGTACCTTCCTGTACAACTCCGGCTTCAGCGTCCCACTCTCTAAGGTGTCGGCATTCGTCGCCGACATGCAACGGCTCCGGGACCTCAAACCGGCCGCGTTTTGTGCCCTCCTTCGTGCGGGTGTTGTCCTCCGCTACGTCAAGGCGTCCTCCGCGTACGTCGGCAAGCCCGAGGACTCTGTTGACGTCGACATCATCTTCTACCGCAGCCACACCGACGGCATGCCGCGCGCCCACGCCGACGTGCTGGACGAGATTGAGCAGATGGCGTTGGGTAAGTACGGCGGCCTGCCGCACTGGGGTAAGAACCGCAACTTCGCCTTCGACGGTGTCATCGCAAGGTACCCGAAAGCCCATAAGTTCCTTAAGGTAAAGAATATGTACGACCCCGACGGGCTCTTCTCCAGCGAGTGGACCGACCAAGTGCTCGGCGTCAACGGGACCCCCAACATCATTAAAAAGCGTTGCGCCATTGAAGGACTATGTGTCTGCTCTGACGACTTGCACTGTGCGCCAGAACAGGGGTACTTCTGCCGGCCAGGGAAGGTTTACACGAAGGCAAGAGTTTGCTCCTCCACCGAGGATTATTAG